Proteins encoded together in one Felis catus isolate Fca126 chromosome B3, F.catus_Fca126_mat1.0, whole genome shotgun sequence window:
- the LOC101085131 gene encoding LOW QUALITY PROTEIN: olfactory receptor 11H6-like (The sequence of the model RefSeq protein was modified relative to this genomic sequence to represent the inferred CDS: inserted 2 bases in 2 codons), with translation MTDSLKTVSSPAVESSGLMNKSSCCGLQCIVPYSPEPGASGVFLSWDPILLAVLEQEGPRKPVLSGFQSQMFWGFIFPGSSLPGVPSVGVWSFPHSPCLPDDPSYRQSNGSFSCPDLPLPFLPSSRKEKNPYSLLWNIFVDTNWKSVICAVMWDHQXQTPMYILLANFSFLEIWFITSTVPNMLANFLSEANTISVSGCFLQSYFFFSLGTTETFFLSAMAFDQYLAIFRPLHYPTVMSVQHCIRTGAGCWVCGFLYFLLPIYLISQLPFCCSSKIDHFLCDLDILINLSRMPFPATEIICAIFNSVFIFPTFLFIASSYVLVSRTVLRVXFSTCGSHLAVVSLFYGSIMVVYVSPTADNLAEVIPCSIISEVRR, from the exons TAAAGACAGTTTCATCTCCTGCtgttgaaagtagtggccttatgaataAGAGTTCCTGTTGTGGCCTGCAATGCATTGTCCCCtattcaccagaacctggtgcttctGGAGTGTTCCTAT caTGGGACCCCATCCTCCTGGCTGTCCTAGAGCAAGAGGGTCCAAGAAAACCTGtactctctggttttcaaagtcagatgttctggggattcatcttccctgGGTCCTCTTTGCCTGGGGTTCCCAGTGTGGGAGTCTGGTCCTTTCCCCACTCTCCATGCCTGCCAGATGATCCCTCCTACAGACAGTCCAATGGGTCATTTTCGTGCCCGGACTTACCGctgccctttctaccctcttct aggaaagagaaaaatccttaCAGTCTTCTCTGGAATATATTTGTTGACACTAACTGGAAATCCGTTATCTGTGCTGTGATGTGGGACCATC CACAAACTCCAATGTACATCCTGCTGGCCAATTTTTCCTTCCTGGAGATCTGGTTTATCACCTCCACTGTCCCTAATATGCTAGCCAACTTTCTCTCTGAGGCCAACACCATTTCGGTCTCTGGCTGCTTCCTCCAATCCTACTTCTTCTTCTCCCTGGGCACCACTGAGACCTTCTTCTTGTCTGCCATGGCCTTTGACCAGTACCTTGCTATCTTCAGGCCCCTGCATTACCCCACTGTCATGTCAGTTCAGCACTGCATCAGAACAGGAGCTGGGTGCTGGGTATGTGGCTTCCTGTATTTCCTGTTGCCTATTTACCTGATCTCTCAGCTCCCATTTTGTTGTTCCAGTAAGATTGATCACTTCCTGTGTGACCTAGACATCCTCATAAATCTGTCCCGTATGCCATTTCCTGCCACTGAGATCATCTGTGCCATCTTTAACTCAGTCTTCATTTTCCCcacctttctttttattgccagCTCCTACGTCCTGGTGAGTAGAACTGTGCTCAGGG CCTTCTCCACGTGTGGCTCCCATCTGGCTGTGGTATCCCTGTTTTATGGCTCTATCATGGTTGTATATGTAAGTCCAACAGCAGACAATCTAGCTGAAGTAATTCCTTGCTCTATCATCTCTGAAGTAAGGAGATGA